A genome region from Prionailurus bengalensis isolate Pbe53 chromosome B4, Fcat_Pben_1.1_paternal_pri, whole genome shotgun sequence includes the following:
- the FAM186A gene encoding protein FAM186A yields MPAGKITQLFNIVIKMQSGIDTESESEKEAVDSTITSVKALYKSEVPKLEIPLAVQNVISRIEHAQLCRAREDINMQLADILLNVQRIINRYTVDENVHSGRKISLPEHKKWRINFLDKIVTYAKNSEIREKTLLHILVWLEEWNAILSEMTAIDIEEHHHWIAKMEFLPEMYKAIESNVKILSRISVSLFEEKKRQKKKMTSRGTLWKSWKERVIKRPATAHALRPDQMISDEFATNTKVSEIQDMLQELINTAMFNKLENNAIKYISSTIVNLSKALNTLNDEVKVFTLQSANMYINETSEKEKELSLKIIRDLSEQNEILQQKLQDAEEKYEQFIRSKGIVEQQLPTALPTSTLKALPELSPQSSIAISKTDIEDSMENILAKEFENIIDEAQTQETKASGIQWDSAFSYTAPAELTPDLIEQQYPLLEKNQKESSEGIAEDKVSLKKDDDQYQPQKKKQIKGSSMDETSGSHLSDDKGKQKETKLDHDLELQALEKNRKEMKSFSEAKPKSFTESKSRYVPTDYPSTDTKRQSGKSGTGSMWERLRKVKPEYSHDKSQISSENKEEPTTESMDKESKSEMSSQAEQFKLTELGYSSEKMKTKGKKRQISPRTTTSKEGKTEDIIVLAKKFKSPELVKSQSRIAKETSESTRVLESPGGKSEESNLEEFQKAIMAFLNEKIDNIGKPLDKKAVPKEELLLKTAEVEKLGIIKAKMEEYFQTVAETVAKILREYKDIKNAGQVGEKPMKRKKEVSFMPGLHFQKPISAKAEISTLLSSKSMDPLIDNLIQMILTEIEGERDAPVASTVGRDHKEKEKQRWNEYLQEGQEKVFGEGLKHHLQEEGSFWKKSHELISKKLEKEESWLQMKERKQRQQKQKWWQEEEAWKEQQKQTEQDDEQMQRKEKGYQKPKQQQLEAWNQEMEEQLVPLEEEEEEEQMRPVQKELRHPKLEINREKEEKQKPRRNIEDHGRQKQKKTKDQRKINEKSSDTLEKMFGQTSVTVSPKWKSIPKVASQLHQRKVFHGHLKTLENFADGKHPIPITPSPSTQSPSPGAFPISGQSPTKTLTLTPQQAQELEITITPQKTKELGITVAPEQAQALGISLTPEQAQEMSITDTLQKALGITVTPQQAQALGIPLTPEQAQAQGITLTRQQAQALGITLTPEQAQALRTTVTPQQAKAQGITLTPQQEQALGITFIPEQTHELGLTFTDKQAQAHGITLTPKQAQELGITLTYEQAQALGTTVIPQQSQSQGITLTPEQAHELGFTFTEEQTLAQGITLTPEGVKAPGITVTPDQVQEMGITVTPQQAQALEIMVTPEQSQAQGITLTSEQAQTQGITLTPEQAQAGGITLTSQQAQALGITLSPEQAQTQGITLTLEQAQALGITLTPQQAQAGGIPLTPQQAQAITLTPQQAQAQGITLTPEQAQAGGITLTPQQAQAQAITLTPEQAQAKGITLTPEKAQAQGVTLTHEQAQAQGITLTLEKAQAQGITLTPEQAQAQGVTLTPQQAQALGITLTPQQAQAVGITLTPQQAQAQGITLTPEQAQALGISLTPEQTQAQGVTMTPEQTQAQGITLIPEQAQAQAITLTPQQAQVINLTPQQAQEQWITLTPEKAQAQGISLTAEKAQALGITLTPQQAQAGGITLTPEQAQAINLTPQQAQAQGITLTPEKAQAQGITLTPEQAQAQGITHTPEQAQAQGVTMTLEHTQARGIPLIPEQAQAQAITLTPQQAQALGITLTPQQAQAQRITLTLQQAQAQGISLTPEQAQALGITLTPQQAQARGITLTPQQAQAINLTPRQVQAQGITLTPEQAQALGITLTPQQAQAQGITLTPEQAQALGISFTPEQAQAQGITLTPQQAQARGITVTPEQAQALGITLTPEQAQALGITLTPQQAQARGITLTPQQAQAINLTPQQVQAQGITLTPEQAQALGITLTPQQAQAQGITLIPEQAQALGISFTPEQAQAQGITLTPQQAQARGITLTPQQTQAQGITVTPEQAQALGITLTPEQAQALGITLTPEQFKALLVTLSPEKCQGLGFIHTLEKVHARESPLTASQAQKLGVPISPENAWVSAVTLTPEQTQALGAPLSLEQAQALGISLSLEHFWESDKSDKSHVLGFPLTVEQVQPLGAPFIPGQSHPMGVDDLKSRAPLINEQLSPLGVHPLLEHTLKVGIVPVTDKSVTPSAPHISKKLPTLGPSSLRSLQKLKASVLPRQSPASAAIAEKSSALEVSPIPLQISQSPLSQVPGKSLGVRIRSEPGKLLAPQTFPSSKQTLFSKGQSTSVEFVAPEVPLTPEKFPIAETLSTTGQPLTLETLLGPQQFFSSWGSRTPQLPLISEAPLVSRQPLISGVPLTSAQIPDLLAPLSPRKPLVPGTSSIHGELLEPRPLILSEQPQAFQPTATCDQSRYLQAPSPLGQRQASPLWIPPTPGHLPTLWTSPTPGKPLKDLSSSVSKKSKERLAIISSLKPNSAFVHPSATDFKVTQAPFTTKKFQISEASDTLEEIPICHDPVAMEQFRTFQSYLTNYRTPVSQTPYIPTLMKPITSLPSLMTKQPKTSQISSSEWDQKSKFSPIDKSWILTSVSGTKKPEMLVPPSTPQELKEQRYFVDVEAQRKNLILLNQATKASGLPSQLHTTARNLIIDTLHTDTVRLGYLFHKYIAYRLIQRARNNLIRRLQVIKNTGKGYETRNLYIMLSRIDEYQKKVMQVWTNKQKSLEQKRNQCLRKMIFLFSQLQQTYRLNLSQPIPCIIDKKQIPASTKSVQQSFLELLIEEDRKSDTLKKFRQEDQMEAIWNADLSTSSYPVTEKTSIHSLWAQLGGYPDIPMLLQLDVQSTFRKSLGSIKSQ; encoded by the exons CATCTAGAGGTACTCTATGGAAATCTTGGAAAGAAAGGGTTATAAAGCGACCTGCAACAGCTCATGCTTTAAGACCAGATCAGATGATTAGTGATGAATTTGCAACAAATACAAAGGTTTCAGAAATCCAAGATATGCTACAGGAACTCATAAACACTGCAATGTTCAATAAATTGGAAAACAATgctattaaatatatatcatcAACAATAGTAAACCTTTCTAAAGCTTTGAATACACTAAATGATGAAGTAAAAGTTTTTACCCTCCAAAGTgctaatatgtatataaatgagacaagtgaaaaagaaaaagagctctctctgaaaataatacGAGATCTcagtgaacaaaatgaaatacttcagCAGAAACTTCAAGatgcagaagaaaaatatgaacaatttATTCGGTCCAAAGGTATTGTAGAGCAACAACTACCTACAGCATTACCCACATCAACCTTGAAAGCGTTGCCTGAGCTTTCTCCACAATCATCCATTGCCATTAGCAAAACTGACATAGAAGACagtatggaaaatattttggctaaagaatttgaaaacattatagACGAGGCCCAAACACAAGAGACCAAAGCCTCGGGGATCCAGTGGGACTCAGCATTTTCATATACAGCCCCAGCTGAACTGACCCCAGATTTAATTGAACAGCAATACCCTTTacttgaaaaaaaccaaaaagagtcTTCTGAAGGTATCGCTGAAGATAAGGTGTCACTGAAGAAAGATGATGACCAGTATCAAccacagaagaaaaagcaaattaaaggCTCATCTATGGATGAGACCTCTGGATCACATCTGAGTGATGATAAAGGTAAACAGAAAGAGACCAAACTTGATCATGACTTGGAGCTACAGGCactggaaaagaatagaaaagaaatgaaatccttTTCTGAAGCCAAACCAAAGTCATTCACAGAATCAAAAAGTCGCTATGTCCCTACTGATTACCCTTCTACtgacacaaaaagacaaagtgGCAAAAGTGGAACAGGTAGTATGTGGGAAAGACTCAGGAAGGTCAAACCTGAATATTCACACGACAAAAGCCAGATTTCTTCAGAGAATAAAGAAGAACCCACCACTGAGTCAATGGACAAAGAGAGCAAAAGTGAGATGAGTAGCCAAGCAGAGCAATTCAAATTGACTGAACTTGGTTATTcctctgagaaaatgaaaacaaaagggaagaaacGTCAGATCTCTCCAAGAACCACCACAAGCAAAGAGGGAAAAACTGAGGATATCATAGTCTTAGCCAAGAAATTCAAGTCTCCTGAACTTGTTAAATCACAATCTAGGATAGCAAAAGAGACTTCAGAATCTACCAGAGTTCTAGAAAGCCCAGGTGGCAAAAGTGAAGAGAGTAACCTAGAAGAATTTCAAAAAGCTATAATGGCTTTCctaaatgagaaaattgataACATAGGAAAGCCTTTGGATAAAAAGGCTGTGCCAAAAGaggaattattattaaaaacagcaGAGGTCGAAAAATTAGGAATCATAAAGGCAAAAATGGAGGAATACTTCCAAACTGTGGCCGAAACTGTGGCAAAAATCTTGAGAGAatacaaagacataaaaaatgcAGGACAAGTTGGAGAGAAACCTATGAAACGAAAAAAGGAAGTCTCATTTATGCCAGGATTGCATTTTCAGAAGCCAATTAGTGCAAAGGCTGAAATTAGCACCTTACTCTCATCTAAGAGCATGGACCCATTAATCGACAATTTAATACAAATGATCTTGACTGAAATAGAAGGTGAAAGAGATGCTCCAGTAGCCTCAACAGTAGGGAGAGAccacaaggaaaaggaaaaacagaggtgGAATGAATATTTGCAAGAAGGTCAAGAAAAAGTATTTGGTGAGGGTCTCAAACACCATTTGCAAGAGGAAGGGAGTTTCTGGAAGAAGAGCCATGAGCTGATAAGTAAAAAATTGGAGAAGGAAGAGTCATGGCTCcaaatgaaggagagaaagcaaaggcaacagaagcagaaatggtggcaggaagaggaagcatggaaggaacaacaaaaacagaCTGAGCAAGATGACGagcaaatgcaaagaaaagagaaaggatatcAGAAGCCAAAACAGCAGCAGCTGGAGGCATGGAatcaagaaatggaagaacaattGGTacccctggaggaggaggaggaggaggagcagatgAGGCCAGTTCAGAAGGAACTGAGACACCCGAAGCTAGAAATAaatagggagaaagaagagaagcagaagccaAGGAGAAACATAGAAGACCATGGAaggcagaagcagaaaaagacaaaggatcAGAGGAAGATCAATGAGAAAAGTTCTGACACACTAGAAAAGATGTTTGGCCAAACTTCAGTGACCGTGTCTCCCAAATGGAAGAGCATACCGAAAGTAGCATCCCAGTTACACCAAAGAAAAGTGTTCCATGGACATCTGAAGACATTAGAAAATTTTGCTGATGGAAAGCACCCTATACCAATCACTCCTTCTCCATCGACACAATCGCCATCACCTGGGGCCTTTCCAATTTCTGGACAGTCTCCCACAAAGACCCTCACTCTAACTCCTCAACAGGCCCAGGAACTGGAGATCACTATCACCCCTCAAAAGACCAAAGAACTAGGCATCACTGTGGCCCCAGAACAGGCCCAGGCACTGGGGATCAGTCTTACCCCTGAGCAGGCCCAGGAAATGAGCATCACTGACACTCTTCAAAAGGCATTGGGGATCACTGTCACTCCTCAACAGGCTCAGGCACTTGGGATCCCTCTCACTCCTGAGCAGGCCCAGGCACAGGGGATCACTCTCACCCGTCAGCAGGCACAGGCCTTGGGAATCACTCTCACCCCTGAGCAGGCCCAGGCACTCAGGACCACTGTCACTCCTCAGCAAGCCAAGGCACAAGGGATCACTCTCACCCCTCAGCAGGAACAGGCACTGGGGATCACTTTCATACCTGAGCAGACCCATGAACTGGGGCTCACCTTCACTGATAAGCAGGCACAGGCACATGGGATCACTCTCACCCCCAAGCAGGCCCAGGAATTGGGGATCACCCTCACTTATGAGCAGGCCCAGGCACTGGGGACCACTGTTATTCCTCAGCAATCTCAGTCACAGGGGATCACGCTCACCCCCGAGCAGGCCCATGAACTGGGGTTCACCTTCACCGAGGAGCAGACCCTGGCACAGGGTATCACACTCACCCCTGAGGGGGTCAAGGCACCGGGCATTACTGTCACCCCTGACCAAGTACAGGAAATGGGGATCACTGTCACCCCTCAGCAGGCACAGGCACTGGAGATCATGGTCACTCCTGAGCAGTCACAGGCACAGGGCATCACTCTCACTTCTGAGCAGGCCCAAACACAGGGGATCACTCTTACCCCTGAGCAGGCACAGGCAGGGGGGATCACTCTAACATCTCAGCAGGCCCAAGCACTGGGAATCACTCTGAGCCCTGAACAGGCCCAGACCCAGGGGATCACTCTCACCCTTGAGCAGGCCCAGGCACTGGGGATCACTCTGACCCCTCAGCAGGCACAGGCAGGGGGGATCCCTCTCACCCCTCAGCAGGCCCAGGCAATCACTCTGACCCCTCAGCAGGCCCAGGCACAAGGGATCACTCTGACCCCTGAGCAGGCCCAGGCAGGGGGGATCACTCTCACTCCTCAGCAGGCCCAGGCACAGGCGATCACTCTGACCCCTGAGCAGGCCCAGGCAAAAGGGATCACTCTCACCCCTGAAAAGGCCCAGGCACAAGGGGTCACTCTCACCCATGAGCAGGCACAGGCACAAGGGATCACTCTTACCCTTGAAAAGGCCCAGGCACAGGGGATCACTCTCACCCCTGAGCAGGCCCAGGCACAGGGGGTCACTCTCACCCCTCAGCAGGCACAGGCACTGGGGATCACTCTGACCCCTCAGCAGGCACAGGCAGTGGGGATCACTCTCACCCCTCAGCAGGCCCAGGCACAAGGGATCACTCTGACCCCTGAACAGGCCCAGGCACTGGGGATCTCTCTCACCCCTGAGCAGACCCAGGCACAGGGGGTCACTATGACCCCTGAGCAGACCCAGGCACAGGGGATCACTCTCATCCCTgagcaggcccaggcccaggcaaTCACTCTGACCCCTCAGCAGGCCCAGGTAATCAATCTGACCCCTCAGCAGGCCCAGGAACAATGGATCACTCTCACCCCTGAAAAGGCCCAGGCACAGGGGATCTCTCTCACCGCTGAGAAGGCCCAGGCACTGGGGATCACTCTGACCCCTCAGCAGGCACAGGCAGGGGGGATCACTCTCACCCCTGAGCAGGCCCAGGCAATCAATCTGACCCCTCAGCAGGCCCAGGCACAGGGGATCACTCTCACCCCTGAAAAGGCCCAGGCACAGGGGATCACTCTCACCCCTGAGCAGGCCCAGGCACAGGGGATCACACACACCCCTGAGCAGGCCCAGGCACAGGGGGTCACTATGACGCTGGAGCACACCCAGGCACGGGGGATCCCTCTCATCCCTgagcaggcccaggcccaggcaaTCACTCTGACCCCTCAGCAGGCCCAAGCACTGGGGATCACTCTGACCCCTCAACAGGCTCAGGCACAGAGGATCACTCTCACCCTTCAGCAGGCCCAGGCACAGGGGATCTCTCTCACCCCTGAGCAGGCCCAGGCACTGGGGATCACTCTGACCCCTCAGCAGGCACAGGCACGGGGGATCACTCTCACCCCTCAGCAGGCCCAGGCAATCAATCTGACCCCTCGGCAGGTCCAGGCACAGGGGATCACTCTGACCCCTGAGCAGGCCCAGGCACTGGGGATCACTCTGACCCCTCAGCAGGCACAGGCACAGGGTATCACACTCACCCCTGAGCAGGCACAGGCACTGGGGATCTCTTTCACCCCTGAGCAGGCCCAGGCACAAGGGATCACTCTGACCCCTCAGCAGGCCCAGGCACGGGGGATCACTGTGACCCCTGAGCAGGCACAGGCACTGGGGATCACTCTCACCCCTGAGCAGGCACAGGCACTGGGGATCACTCTGACCCCTCAGCAGGCACAGGCACGGGGGATCACTCTCACCCCTCAGCAGGCCCAGGCAATCAATCTGACCCCTCAGCAGGTCCAGGCACAGGGGATCACTCTGACCCCTGAGCAGGCCCAGGCACTGGGGATCACTCTGACCCCTCAGCAGGCACAGGCACAGGGCATCACTCTCATCCCTGAGCAGGCACAGGCACTGGGGATCTCTTTCACCCCTGAGCAGGCCCAGGCACAAGGGATCACTCTGACCCCTCAGCAGGCCCAGGCACGGGGGATCACTCTCACCCCTCAGCAGACCCAGGCACAGGGGATCACTGTGACCCCTGAGCAGGCACAGGCACTGGGGATCACTCTCACCCCTGAGCAGGCACAGGCACTGGGGATCACTCTCACCCCTGAGCAGTTCAAGGCATTGCTGGTCACCCTCAGCCCTGAGAAATGCCAGGGCTTGGGTTTCATACACACCCTTGAGAAAGTTCATGCACGGGAGTCTCCTCTCACTGCATCACAGGCCCAGAAATTGGGCGTCCCTATCAGTCCAGAAAATGCCTGGGTCTCAGCTGTCACTCTTACCCCTGAACAGACCCAGGCTTTGGGTGCCCCTCTCTCCTTAGAACAGGCTCAAGCATtaggtatttctctctctctagaacaTTTCTGGGAATCAGATAAATCAGACAAATCCCACGTCTTAGGATTTCCCCTTACCGTTGAGCAAGTCCAGCCTTTGGGAGCTCCCTTCATTCCAGGACAATCCCATCCCATGGGGGTAGATGACCTAAAATCAAGAGCACCTCTCATTAATGAACAGCTCTCACCACTTGGGGTCCATCCTCTTTTAGAACATACCCTGAAAGTTGGGATTGTGCCTGTTACTGATAAATCTGTCACACCAAGTGCTCCTCACATTTCTAAGAAGTTACCCACATTGGGTCCTTCCAGTCTTAGATCACTTCAAAAATTGAAGGCTTCTGTCCTTCCTAGGCAATCCCCAGCATCTGCTGCTATTGCTGAGAAATCCTCTGCATTGGAGGTCTCTCCTATTCCTTTGCAGATATCACAGTCTCCTCTCTCCCAAGTCCCTGGTAAATCACTAGGAGTGAGAATTCGTTCTGAGCCTGGGAAACTCCTTGCACCACAGACTTTTCCTTCCTCTAAACAGACCCTGTTTTCTAAAGGTCAATCCACCTCTGTTGAGTTTGTAGCACCAGAGGTCCCACTGACTCCTGAGAAATTTCCCATAGCTGAGACCCTGTCAACTACAGGGCAGCCTCTTACACTGGAGACCCTTCTCGGCCCTCAGCAGTTCTTTTCCTCTTGGGGCTCTAGGACTCCTCAGCTACCTCTGATATCAGAAGCCCCTCTGGTCTCCAGGCAGCCCCTTATATCTGGAGTCCCACTCACCTCTGCACAGATTCCTGATCTCTTGGCTCCTCTTTCTCCTAGGAAGCCCTTGGTTCCTGGAACCTCTTCCATCCATGGGGAGCTCCTGGAACCTAGACCCTTAATACTCTCTGAGCAGCCCCAGGCATTCCAGCCCACTGCTACCTGTGATCAATCTCGCTATCTACAAGCCCCTTCTCCCCTTGGGCAGCGTCAAGCTTCCCCACTGTGGatccctcccacccctgggcATCTTCCAACATTATGGACCTCTCCAACTCCTGGAAAGCCCCTGAAAGATTTGTCCTCTTCTGTCTCCAAGAAAAGTAAGGAAAGATTGGcaattatttcttctctgaaaccTAATTCAGCATTTGTTCATCCCAGTGCTACTGATTTCAAGGTAACTCAAGCCCCTTTCACCACTAAGAAGTTCCAAATATCAGAGGCATCTGACACTTTGGAAGAAATCCCGATATGCCATGATCCTGTTGCCATGGAACAATTTAGAACATTTCAGTCCTATCTCACCAATTACAGGACACCAGTATCACAAACCCCTTACATTCCAACTCTCATGAAGCCTATAACATCACTACCCTCTCTTATGACTAAACAACCCAAAACATCACAGATCTCATCTTCTGAATGGGACCAGAAATCCAAATTCTCCCCTATAGACAAGTCCTGGATACTGACTTCAGTTTCAGGTACCAAGAAACCCGAGATGCTGGTGCCCCCTTCCACTCCCCAAGAGCTCAAAGAGCAGAGATATTTTGTTGATGTCGAGGCTCAGAGAAAGAACCTGATACTCTTAAATCAGGCCACAAAAGCTTCTGGACTTCCTTCACAACTACACACAACAGCTAGGAATCTCATAATTGATACACTTCATACGGACACAGTTCGGCTGGGATACTTATTCCACAAGTACATTGCTTACAGGCTGATCCAGCGTGCAAG aaacaacCTAATCAGGCGATTACAAGTGATCAAAAACACCGGGAAAGGTTATGAAACCCGGAACCTCTACATAATGCTGAGCAGAATTGATGAGTACCAGAAAAAGGTGATGCAGGTCTGGACCAACAAGCAGAAGTCTTTAGAGCAGAAACGGAATCAGTGCCTGAGGAAAATGATATTCCTATTTAGCCAG cttcaaCAGACGTATAGATTGAATCTTAGTCAACCTATCCCTTGCATCATCGACAAAAAGCAGATACCTGCCTCTACCAAATCTGTTCAACAATCATTCCTAGAGCTGCTAatagaagaagacagaaagtcTGACACATTGAAGAAATTTCG ACAAGAAGACCAAATGGAAGCCATCTGGAATGCTGATCTGTCGACTTCAAGCTACCCAGTAACAGAGAAGACATCAATACATTCACTCTGGGCCCAGCTGGGTGGGTACCCAGATATTCCTATGCTACTCCAGTTAGATGTTCAATCTACCTTCAGAAAATCTCTTGGATCCATTAAATCACAGTAA